ATTTGCCGAATGGAATTTTCCGCACTTCActtcacttaatttttaatattttcaattttaaacgtTCATGTGCTGAATTCTTTTTATCTCACTATCACTGCTTATGtaaatgtacgtacatatatgcacatacataagtatttgctTGTTATACACTCTTTGAATCTTTTCACTTTCACAgtaataatttgtaataaaaggatttttgtaaatttaaacacgttttgtacacttttcttttgtttgtgtttgtttaaatatttttcacttttatttagcCGACGACAACCGACAATCGAGAAGCGAAAGGCGCACAggcaaaatattaataacaagtaaggaagggctaagttcgggtgtcaccgaacattttatactctcgcatgataaagtgataatcgagatttcattatccgtcatttacatattttcaaataccgtatttgtgtaaagttttattacgctatcatcattggttcgtaatgtacatacatatgtatgtatatgtggcgGCCGACAGCACTCATTTGCCATCCCCGTCAAACAACGAGTCTCGCTCACCAGCCATTAAGCAAAATGACAGTTCAACGAGTCGGCCATTACGAAATCGAAGAAAGCAAACACTACAACCACGCAAAGATGACTCATTCCTTTTACCTCAACCTTCTAAGCAACCAGGCGTTCAGCGCTCCACCGTATTTTGTTCATCAACTTATAAATAACTNNNNNNNNNNNNNNNNNNNNNNNNNNNNNNNNNNNNNNNNNNNNNNNNNNNNNNNNNNNNNNNNNNNNNNNNNNNNNNNNNNNNNNNNNNNNNNNNNNNNAACACTATTTAGCAGAAaagtatattacatatgtaaatattaaagaaataataagaaacataagatgtgaatatttatttttttattagaatgcTATCAGTTTTACATgaaaaatgatattcatatcaatacatacatatgtatccataTATgcttgcatataaacgtataataCGCAACACATAAAGCGCACACATGTCAATACTAATAAGTAATGTCATGATTTGAGTCCCTGAAGGcgttgaacatatgtacatacatatgtacgtgtgtgcaTGCTACATGTGCATATGAATACGTacataagttttaaattataaaaagtatgatttatgtacatacatatactatattactaattttttttatatattatgatagtattttacacagatacatacatacatatacatatctactatatctaacatatgtacatacatatgtaggatataattaaaaatttggtctTAATTTAACATTGAGTAAAATATTGCCTTATATAAAATagttagttaattaattaaaaagtaatcaatttgtgaaaaaataattttcaaatcaattCATATAATTGCACATAAacgcataaaaatataagccaaaaggccGGCATGCCGCTGTAAAATCGAAGTAAGTCTCTgagtatatttttcatttaatgctcaactctgttcacgcgccactgttaaaatttctccttctgagctagctgtggtgaaacacgctcatcgcattttgttagcttttgacagtttacacgcttgtccgttgttggaccttctctataaatatacgttctctgttattgtgtatgcaaattagttttgagtgaagtgcggaacacatagagcgcgacagactgcaaactacatctgtcaaatattaaaatacagacgttcttatggacactgttattttgacagctgcacgactacacgactgcaggccgacagttgtcgttcccgctaacttgaatattttctatatttgccaacggcagtaggacgacagtagagttgacagtagaatggaagatagaaagaggaggtagagtggtgatgccactaatatgtaaaatgcaaaattattcacagctctaacaaacttgacgttattttacaaataaaagcataaaatagctctattatagctctattatatcatttgtaataacaattgataatttaaaacaaaaaaatatttaccaatttttacttattttttgcataaaaaatctcactttgaacaaaatattaaaatttcattgaagtgaaaagtATTAGTATGGCCTCAACGATATTGTGTAcgtgcaaaatggacagctgtgttgtcttgtgtactAGACTTCTGCATGAATGTACCCATATCTAGCTTGACAGAACTGTACAGTAGTATAGTGTTCTTAAAAATACTGCACTCATTCTTTGCTGTACAGTATACCTCTTAGGGCAGAAGTAGGTAGCACAGAATTTTTCTTGACCTCACTTAGAGTGAGAACAGTATATGGTTGTACTCCTTGTGAGTGAGTACTACatttgtcatttttttaatacgatGTACATTAAGTGAAACTATAAGGACAGCTTGCCTGTGCTATTATACAACTGTGCAGATGAGTTCAGTATTATTCAACACGTACACAAACATGGATGGTAAAGAAAACGACGGTCGTGCAATGAACGCACAAGAAACTGTAAGTTTTTGTTgcgcaaaaattatatattgccattatattatatacaaatctaTTTTGTAACTAGAAATATCTGttgttttatatgtttgtgaatgtcttttgtatatttgtggTAATATAGTGCCCGGTCAACAAAATAATGTTTCTGCATTccaatattaatgaattaaatatagaatcttttgtagcataaaataattaatataattactttgaattaaaatattattagttgCTAAGCTCTATGTTttataataaacacattttcaatgaaaaaataaaactaatgtttttttttatcttattcttGCATATGACATACCAGTCATGAAGCTTCTCTCACTGTACAGTAAGTAAACTGTACACCAAAACACTGTACAGTGCGTTGACTGCACACCAATTTTGCTGTAATCATTAACAGCTGTACAACTATGGAGTGAGTGGAAACACTGCCTGTCAATACAGTCAATATTTCACTATTCACTTACACTCAATTATACTGTGCAGAAAAAGAAGTGTGCCCACTTCTAGAATAAGTAATTCATTTGCCGTTATGGGTGCATCCATGCAGAAGTCtattgtgtacatgccggccatgctgtcgcagtcattgtgtttaccacttgagaattgtgcttgcactaagtacgtttatggggagttgaattgttgcatattttttggcgcaGGCTTTGaggaaataacccgtaagaaaaagactgtaagatcgctagttgtagcctacctttaggttttgcaaaataattaggcatgaaaatctgtaacattattgtcgccgtcgccccgggcgcaatgtcttgggggcggcaaaacgatcttcgctgttttttaatattcataaaaatacttcaacaaatttttttacaaaatttattataaaagataaagagttgtacactcccaatgtaataatctggataacaatgaaaaatattaattgttactcgaatactcttcagtctttgaatttgtcttatatcttttggcttacatatatgtatgtatctttcttaaaaacagtcatagaacttaaagatgcacttttctagttttttctagcgacgtgtcactctcacagttaccctatgctttgaatgtaacaaatacttttatttctccaacttttcaaaaatggtatttaaaaactccaattcgggcgaaaattcctgcaaattgtgtcaaaagtgtacaagatatagggcaaAAATGGGgtttttttatagcttttaatAATATGTCTTgcaaatttactatcaatttcctcaaaaaccgtattgtgagaattttggaacttcagaatttgcgtggcttctagttcctaaattttatatacttaatatcgaagaaattttgtaaaaattcacttttgttcgaaccacctcatgaaacttgtaggtaggtagataaaggggggcggcagaacatccttagCCCCGGGCGCCCGCAGTTGTAGCTACACCACTGcctatttttacttattttttgcataaaaaatttcactttgaacaaaatattaaaatttcattgaagtgaaaggtatgtatgtattatgcaaGGCATACACGCACCAATTAGTTGGTTGATTGAGTTGAGCTAGAAATTGCCCTTGTCGCCACACACGacacaacttttaatacaatttggaggccaacttcattttgaatattcaatTCGTAGCGTAAACATGAGTTCGGAAGTTATtgctttaattattataaatgaagTTTTAGCGGAAGAAGAAGAACAGGAGCAAAAAAGAATtcggaaaaaaagaaaatggtgTAAACTGtggttgcaaaataaaaattaattttcatataacaaGCTTTTGAAGACGTTGAGAGAAACCGAGCCAAAGGACTACAAGAATTACATGCGCATGAGCGATGAAGTGTTTTATGATCTTCTCttgaaagtgaaagtttttattgaaatagaagACACAATAATGCGAAAAGCAATTAGTGCAGAGAATCGTTTGGCAATAACTTTACGATTTTTGGCTACGGGAAACTCATTTGAAGACCTAAAATTTTCAACAGCAATATCTGCGCAAGCGATTGGTAAAATTGTAATTGAGACGTGCAAGGCTATTATAAAAGTTCTAAAAGACTCAATTAAGGTGGTATATAAAGAATATCCgagttatacattttatttaacacaaaatatatttttagcttccTAAAACACCTGAGCAATGGATGGCTGTTGCTGATCAATTTTATGAGAAGTCGATGTTTCCCAACTGTCTAGGCGCGCTCGATGgaaagcatataaaatatttcacgtCCTTCTAACTCCggttcattttatttcaattataaaaagaCATTCAGTATTGTCTTGTTGGCAATTGTTGACAGCAACTCCAACTTTTTAATGGTAGATGTAGGTGCAAATGGACGAATTTCCGATGGAGGCGTTTTcggaaattcgaaatttttcaaaaagttggaAAGTGGAAGTTTAAATTTACTGGAACCACAAGCAGTGCTTGCAGACGAAGATTCACTCCCTTTTGTGTTTGTGTCGGATGCGGCTTTCGCTTTGaggaaaaatgttttaaaaccaTTTGGTCACAACAATTTGACAGAGAATGAAATGCTGTTTAACAAAACTCTGAGCTCAGCACGGGTTAAAGTTGAAAACGCTTTTGGTATTTTGGCATCGCGTTTTCGACTTCTTCAAACGACAATAAATTTATGTCCTGAAAAAGTTACTACAGTTGTTCTTGCCTGTTGCTACTTACACAACTACTTACGGTGCCAGTCAAACTCAAATCGatttgaatatgaaaatattcagCTGTCAGAAATGGAACCAACGCTGTCTAGAAATGCATCTAATGAGGCCAAAACAATAAGGTTGAAATAttgtgaaattatcaaaaaactgaaatctctttaattccttttatttacatatgtataaaatagtGTTAAATTGGTtgtgttctttaaataaaactgATATTCATTCTCTTATAACtaatacataaaaaatgaagtaaaaaaataatttaaacaaaaaatgagaaaaataaaataaaatatatgtatgtactctatcttaatatgtttttattaattgataTTGGGAGTCattcaacaaatcaaaaacacttgtgtATTGACTTTCGTTTTCATCTGCAAAATGTAACTCTGGAGTTATTTCAATTGTTTGTGATGTTGATTCTACAGGACTTCCAGTTGGCACAGAAATAAAACGTGGCGAATGTGATTTTGCTTGTATGGGCACAGAAGTAAAACGTTGCGAATGTGATGGAGCTTGTATGGGGCTTCTAGCTGGCGCAGGAGTAAAACGTTGCGAAAGTGATGTTGCTTGTATGGGCACAGAAGTTAAACGTTGCGAATGTGATGGAACTTGTATGGGGCTTATAGCTGGCGCAGGAGTAAAACGTTGCGAAAGTGATGTTGCTTGTATGGGCACAGAAGTTAAACGTTGCGAATGTGATGTTGCTTGTATGGGGCTTCCAGTTGGCAAAGAAGTAAAATGTGAAAAGCGTGATGTTGATTCAGTTGGACTTACAGAAGatgttgaaatataaaatgGCGAGTCATtacttaaaaaaggcgagcTAGTT
Above is a genomic segment from Bactrocera neohumeralis isolate Rockhampton unplaced genomic scaffold, APGP_CSIRO_Bneo_wtdbg2-racon-allhic-juicebox.fasta_v2 cluster09, whole genome shotgun sequence containing:
- the LOC126764161 gene encoding putative uncharacterized protein DDB_G0290521, with amino-acid sequence MDEAEIYANAWACMYRQMKPEQQLFAKQAVDEVMLLGRFGKLCFNYLHSPSSSPNLSSPHVSRTSSPFLSNDSPFYISTSSVSPTESTSRFSHFTSLPTGSPIQATSHSQRLTSVPIQATSLSQRFTPAPAISPIQVPSHSQRLTSVPIQATSLSQRFTPAPARSPIQAPSHSQRFTSVPIQAKSHSPRFISVPTGSPVESTSQTIEITPELHFADENESQYTSVFDLLNDSQYQLIKTY